CGTTGTTGCGTGAGAGCTTGAAATGTTGgtggttttcttttcttgatcctttaCTTTTCCATTCAACATTTCTAATTCGGAGACAGAGAAATCATCGTCGCATTTTCCCATGAACATTTCAAAGGTTTCTTTTCTTGAAATTCAAAGGAAGTGATGaggaatttttaattatatatatatatatatatttcttccaACATAGCTGACAACATTTGGACGCATAATTTAGTCTACTCTAAATtcttttaaagagaaaatatacaaacatataatattaaaatgaattatgtATTCaaatttgaggggttttacaaTAAAGGGTTTTCCTATAGTTAacccttaaattaaaaaaagtaaattgcattaattatttttgagattttgtgaaattatacaatttttatatttttttttaacatttataataatcTCAATTTTCTTATGTATAGGAACAAggtgtaatatttttcaaacaatgAAAAGAATCTAAGTAAACGTATACGTAGACGTCAAcgtaaactttttaaaataattaacggGTTAGTATaaggattaaataaataagaggaTTTGTGTAACTTTACAAAATCTTAGGGGTGTTtcgtgtaatttaatttattcattgaaGAATCAAAGATTAGACTTGTGATATTATAAATAGGTGTATTTGTGAAGTTATGAAAATACTAAcagttcattttaatataattagtaGATGCTATAGATAATTATGAAAAACCCTAATATaatacaaagagaaaaaaaatattaacaagtatTTTACTAGTAATTAAGGAGTTAAAGTtagaaaaatttagaaaaagataCATTATTTAATGTTAGCagcaatttattttcaaaataattttcaaaacaacGTCTTTCTGTTTATTAGTTTCAATTGAATACTTGGTAGtaagacttaaaaaaaaaagttaaaagcgATTAgccaaaaaaattcaattaaaaaataaatacaatttcaAAGATCCaattgacaaaaataaattagaacctaattaaaatttgttaaatagcCTATAGAATAATTTAAcgtaattaaaattcatacgGCCTATTAAACAAAGTGACTTATTCTCTATTTAATTTAGTGAATCTTAAacctcaatttaattaaaaattacttaacttttaactaataataataaggttaaaagtaatatataaaaatgtgatGCTGGGATTCCTCTTGATAAAACTTAGTTTTTGTATCCAATAGACTAATATTTTgctattaaagaaaaattgtaaattgtaaACTTACGTGTTTTTGTGTTGCTCGAGCTGCTTTGCAGTATTTTGTATCTAATACTAATAGAATGATAAGTCAGGACCACATAGCTCAGAAGACAACAATTTCCGACACAAATTTACCATAGTTTAGCCGagttacaaaataattgaagaatGGTGCTTGGATCCAGCCCTACACCTCCTCGTTTGGTTATACCACATATGTGCCCTTGCCTATTAACAGAGAAACAGCAGAGCTTATTTGTGATTCCTCCTCTGATGTTGCATCCACAATATAGTGCCTCCCAAGTCCCAACCTAGAAAGCAGAAATGgtatgaaaatgaaattatcaCAAATATGGTCAAATCTGAGAAGATAGCACATGCATGTTACCTTAGCCAGTGTAACTATGACAGGGACTCCAGATGTGTCAAACTGCAGAAACTCCTCGTTGCTTACGTCAACTTCTGGTTGCTCATCATTTGATGTTCCAGCAGCAACTTGGACTCTTGGAATACCCGTATTGCTCAAAGCAGCCTAAAAGAACAACAGTTATTAGCTGCATTGGGGTTTTCCAGTTAATTCTGGAAATAGGTTTCTCGGTTTCTCAACATCATGGTATTAAGGAAATCCATGTGGAAAACCTCCACGAAACTGATTGCAGATTCGTTTGGGAGGATAATcttattataaagattaaagaaaacAGCTAGTAAaaggatatttttaattttagcttAATGAAAGTATGAATAACTTCTAACCATTTCCTTGAAGTCATAGATTACATATTTCAAAGAGTCCAAATGGCATGTATGTAACATCAATAGCTAAACTCAggttaaatgaaaaagaaaacttgAAAAGTAAACAACATTGAAAATTGACATCAACAAAAAAGCATGATCTCTGAAACGCTAATTATTTTAGCCAGGAATCCATCATTATCATCTTTTCTAGCTTTTTATAGTAGATTATTCTATTAGAGCATCCAACAAATTTCCATCTGAATTAACAAGAAG
The genomic region above belongs to Glycine max cultivar Williams 82 chromosome 14, Glycine_max_v4.0, whole genome shotgun sequence and contains:
- the LOC100801931 gene encoding putative exosome complex exonuclease RRP42 codes for the protein MSWLQNCQMLFNVVSWVVKVEQAALSNTGIPRVQVAAGTSNDEQPEVDVSNEEFLQFDTSGVPVIVTLAKVGTWEALYCGCNIRGGITNKLCCFSVNRQGHICGITKRGGVGLDPSTILQLFCNSAKLW